A stretch of Episyrphus balteatus chromosome 2, idEpiBalt1.1, whole genome shotgun sequence DNA encodes these proteins:
- the LOC129911401 gene encoding elongin-B — MDVFLMIRRHKTTIFTDAKENTSVNELKRMIGGILKVSPADQILFYYGNDPMANDKLLQDYGITMSIAKAQAPAQLGLVLRTESGEFEQLDITTYSSPPDLPEVMKTQEASNGQDQVA; from the coding sequence atggaTGTATTCCTTATGATCAGACGACACAAAACAACCATATTTACTGATGCCAAAGAAAACACATCCGTAAACGAGCTAAAACGAATGATTGGTGGAATTTTAAAAGTCAGTCCAGCCGATCAAATTCTATTCTACTATGGCAATGATCCAATGGCCAATGACAAGCTATTACAAGACTACGGAATCACAATGTCAATTGCAAAGGCCCAAGCTCCAGCACAACTTGGCTTAGTGCTGCGAACTGAATCGGGTGAGTTTGAACAACTCGATATCACAACATATTCATCGCCACCCGACCTGCCCGAAGTAATGAAGACCCAAGAAGCATCAAATGGACAAGATCAAgttgcctaa